The Pseudomonas berkeleyensis genome includes a region encoding these proteins:
- a CDS encoding AraC family transcriptional regulator, with the protein MDHITHIQSSLPGVRLIDAEYRRFAFPRHFHLEYHVGLLVQGRHRYDYRGERRQVGAGDVLVMAPEGIHDGACLDGESYRIRVMAFDPHWLDEASRTLSDGRQGAPRLTTSSLRHPLLSQHLHQFHAAMLGGSALAQETALWQALASLLEMGSTLRVSDTESVFDRRTWQELRDWLESRLDDPPSLEDIASFCGMSPWQVLRRFRQHTGLPPHQWLTQLRLQRALPLVLAGEPLSEIALRLGFYDQAHFSRLFRRTYGLPPARLRQG; encoded by the coding sequence ATGGATCACATCACTCACATTCAAAGCAGTTTGCCCGGCGTACGCCTGATCGACGCCGAGTACCGCCGCTTTGCCTTTCCCCGGCACTTTCACCTGGAATACCACGTCGGTCTGCTGGTTCAGGGGCGGCACCGCTATGACTATCGTGGAGAGCGCCGCCAGGTCGGGGCGGGAGACGTCCTGGTGATGGCCCCCGAAGGCATACACGATGGCGCCTGTCTGGATGGCGAAAGTTACCGTATCCGTGTGATGGCCTTCGATCCACACTGGCTGGACGAGGCCAGTCGTACCCTGAGTGATGGACGTCAGGGCGCGCCACGGCTGACCACTTCCAGCCTGCGCCACCCGCTGTTGTCGCAGCATCTGCATCAGTTTCATGCTGCGATGCTGGGGGGCTCGGCACTGGCTCAGGAGACTGCTCTCTGGCAAGCGCTGGCGAGCTTGCTGGAGATGGGCTCGACATTACGCGTCAGTGATACGGAGAGCGTCTTCGATAGGCGTACCTGGCAAGAATTGCGTGATTGGTTGGAGAGTCGTCTGGACGACCCGCCGTCGCTGGAAGATATCGCGAGTTTCTGCGGGATGAGCCCCTGGCAGGTGCTACGCCGATTCCGTCAGCACACGGGCTTGCCACCGCATCAGTGGCTTACCCAGCTGCGCTTGCAGCGGGCGCTACCGCTAGTGTTGGCGGGTGAGCCCTTGAGTGAGATCGCGCTGCGTCTGGGCTTCTACGATCAGGCGCATTTCTCGCGCTTGTTCCGCCGCACATACGGTTTACCGCCGGCGCGCCTGCGCCAGGGCTGA
- a CDS encoding hotdog fold thioesterase, with the protein MGLWQRTPDLEALNATLKNSIGEVLDIRFESFDEESLSASMVIDSRTHQPYGLLHGGASVVLAETLGSTASYLCIDSSRFYCVGLEVNANHLRGLRSGRVHAVARPVHLGRTTHVWDIRLSGDDGKASCISRLTMAIVPLGEQPPKL; encoded by the coding sequence ATGGGCTTGTGGCAACGAACACCCGATCTCGAGGCACTCAACGCAACGCTGAAAAACAGCATTGGCGAGGTGTTGGACATCCGCTTCGAATCCTTTGACGAAGAATCGCTCAGTGCCAGCATGGTGATCGATTCGCGCACTCATCAGCCTTACGGCCTGCTGCATGGTGGTGCCTCGGTGGTGCTGGCGGAAACCCTCGGTTCGACCGCCAGCTATCTGTGTATCGACAGCAGCCGTTTTTACTGTGTCGGTCTGGAGGTCAATGCCAACCATCTGCGCGGCCTGCGTAGCGGGCGTGTGCATGCGGTGGCGCGGCCGGTTCATCTGGGGCGTACCACTCACGTCTGGGATATTCGCCTCAGTGGCGACGACGGCAAGGCCAGCTGCATCTCGCGACTGACCATGGCCATCGTGCCGTTGGGCGAGCAGCCGCCGAAGCTCTGA
- a CDS encoding AMP-binding protein, whose product MADAIRLPLELFYEREARHPNKRYMVQPLGGGQLLELTWADVGEQARRTANWLRSRELPQGSRIAIVSKNCAHWIITDLAIWMAGHVSVPLYPNLTAESMRQVLEHSEAQLAFIGKLDDWAAMAPGLPQGMPTVSLPLHPQGTFDHSWDDLQRSAPIQDDPKPAANQLATIIYTSGTTGTPKGVMHNFSNFGFAAGNAIKLFGVGEDDRLISYLPLCHVAERMFVELASIYAGQTIFFAESLDTFLEDLKRARPTVMFGVPRIWTKFQMGVYSKMPAQKLDRLLKLPIIGRIVGRKVLAGLGLDAIRYALSGAAPVPIALLNWYRRLGMEIQEVYGMTENCGYSHVCLPGKFKQGWIGQNNPGVEVRIAEDGEVQVRSGATMQGYYKDPAKTAEALTDDGFLRTGDKGEQDAEGNLRLTGRIKEIFKTSKGKYVAPAPIENRIGEHSRIEQVCVVGDGLPQPIALCVLSDVGRQEAANDSRDELESSLKALLAEVNGRLDQHERLQGLVLVKEVWAVENGFLTPTLKIKRAVIEGTYGERFAEWQQRSETVLWHD is encoded by the coding sequence GTGGCTGATGCAATCCGTTTGCCGCTCGAGCTGTTTTACGAACGTGAAGCAAGGCACCCGAACAAACGCTACATGGTGCAACCCCTTGGTGGTGGGCAACTGCTGGAACTGACCTGGGCCGATGTGGGCGAGCAGGCTCGCCGTACCGCCAACTGGTTGCGTAGTCGCGAATTGCCGCAGGGCAGTCGCATCGCCATCGTTTCCAAGAACTGCGCGCACTGGATCATTACCGATCTGGCGATCTGGATGGCTGGGCATGTGTCGGTTCCGCTCTATCCCAACCTCACAGCTGAGTCCATGCGCCAGGTGCTGGAGCATTCCGAGGCGCAGCTGGCCTTCATCGGCAAGCTCGATGACTGGGCCGCGATGGCGCCAGGGTTACCTCAGGGGATGCCGACTGTCAGCCTGCCGCTGCATCCGCAAGGCACCTTCGATCACAGCTGGGACGACCTGCAGCGCAGTGCGCCGATTCAGGATGACCCCAAGCCTGCCGCCAACCAGTTGGCGACCATCATCTACACCTCCGGTACGACTGGCACGCCCAAGGGCGTGATGCACAACTTCTCCAATTTCGGCTTCGCCGCTGGCAACGCCATCAAACTGTTCGGAGTGGGTGAAGACGATCGGCTGATTTCCTATCTGCCGCTTTGTCACGTGGCTGAACGCATGTTCGTCGAGCTGGCGTCCATCTATGCGGGGCAGACGATCTTTTTCGCCGAAAGCCTGGATACCTTCCTTGAAGATCTCAAGCGCGCACGGCCGACCGTGATGTTTGGCGTTCCGCGTATCTGGACCAAGTTCCAGATGGGTGTTTACAGCAAGATGCCGGCGCAGAAACTCGATCGCTTGCTGAAACTGCCGATCATCGGCCGCATCGTCGGACGTAAGGTGCTTGCCGGGCTCGGCCTGGACGCCATCCGTTATGCGCTGTCCGGGGCGGCGCCGGTGCCGATTGCGCTGCTCAACTGGTATCGCCGTCTGGGTATGGAGATCCAGGAGGTCTACGGCATGACCGAGAACTGCGGTTATTCCCATGTCTGCCTGCCGGGCAAGTTCAAGCAGGGCTGGATCGGCCAGAACAACCCTGGTGTCGAGGTGCGCATCGCCGAGGACGGCGAAGTTCAGGTACGCAGCGGTGCGACCATGCAGGGGTACTACAAGGATCCGGCCAAGACCGCCGAAGCGCTGACCGATGATGGTTTCCTGCGCACCGGTGACAAGGGCGAGCAGGATGCCGAGGGCAATCTGCGGCTGACCGGGCGGATCAAGGAAATCTTCAAGACCAGCAAGGGCAAGTACGTGGCGCCTGCACCGATCGAGAACCGCATCGGCGAGCACTCGCGCATCGAACAGGTCTGCGTGGTTGGTGACGGCCTGCCGCAACCCATCGCGTTGTGCGTGCTGTCCGATGTGGGGCGTCAGGAAGCCGCCAACGACAGCCGAGACGAGCTTGAAAGCAGCCTCAAGGCATTGCTCGCCGAGGTCAATGGTCGCCTCGATCAACATGAGCGGCTGCAAGGTCTGGTTTTGGTCAAGGAGGTCTGGGCGGTGGAGAATGGCTTTCTGACTCCGACCCTGAAGATCAAGCGCGCGGTGATCGAAGGTACCTATGGCGAGCGTTTCGCCGAGTGGCAGCAGCGCAGCGAAACGGTGCTTTGGCACGACTGA
- the sixA gene encoding phosphohistidine phosphatase SixA gives MRLWLLRHGQAEPHAATDAARELTAHGRQEVRQAAKQLAGRPLTAILVSPYVRAQQTAELVRSELGFNGPLTTVPWLTPDSDPREVLKYLDERESAEVLLVTHQPLVGALGGLLVHGHRQEPLPMRTASLAELEGDIPAAGLMELLALIHPR, from the coding sequence GTGAGGTTGTGGTTGCTGCGTCACGGCCAGGCCGAGCCGCATGCGGCCACTGACGCGGCGCGTGAGCTGACCGCCCATGGCCGCCAGGAAGTACGGCAGGCCGCCAAGCAGCTGGCTGGAAGACCGTTGACCGCCATTCTCGTCAGCCCCTACGTGCGTGCCCAGCAAACGGCGGAGCTGGTGCGCAGCGAGCTGGGTTTCAATGGGCCATTGACCACCGTGCCGTGGCTGACGCCGGACAGTGACCCGCGCGAGGTGCTCAAGTATCTCGATGAGCGTGAGAGCGCCGAGGTGCTTCTGGTCACCCACCAGCCGCTGGTGGGGGCTTTGGGTGGTTTGCTGGTGCATGGCCATCGTCAGGAACCCTTGCCGATGCGCACCGCCAGCCTGGCCGAGTTGGAGGGCGACATACCGGCGGCGGGGCTGATGGAACTGCTGGCGCTGATCCATCCGCGCTGA
- a CDS encoding DUF4389 domain-containing protein produces MSDEKQELERESIVLRILWMVIFLVVWQLAELVLGAVVLLQLGYRLFYGAPNAGLMGFGDSLSQYLAQIGRFGTFNTDEKPWPFADWPTPRTPDGETAHSIPPAPHPVRDEEPKL; encoded by the coding sequence ATGAGCGATGAAAAGCAGGAGCTGGAGCGCGAGTCGATTGTGTTGCGCATTCTGTGGATGGTGATTTTCCTCGTCGTCTGGCAACTGGCCGAGCTGGTGCTGGGCGCTGTGGTGCTGTTGCAACTGGGCTACCGCCTGTTTTATGGCGCCCCCAACGCCGGGTTGATGGGTTTTGGCGATAGCCTGAGCCAGTATCTGGCGCAGATCGGTCGTTTCGGTACCTTTAATACCGATGAAAAACCCTGGCCGTTCGCCGACTGGCCGACACCACGTACGCCGGACGGCGAAACCGCCCACAGCATTCCGCCTGCGCCGCATCCGGTGCGTGACGAGGAGCCCAAACTGTGA
- a CDS encoding NAD(P)H-dependent glycerol-3-phosphate dehydrogenase, with protein sequence MTQLQPIAVLGGGSFGTALANLLAENGQRVLQWMRDPEQAEQMRQSGENPRYLKGVKLHAGIEPTSDIHMALQQAELVLVALPSSALRDALQPVAAQLAGKMLISTTKGIEAKTFKLMSQILEEIAPQARIGVLSGPNLAKEVADHALTATVIASEDEELCLRVQQALHGRTFRVYASADRFGVELGGALKNVYAIMSGMAAALGMGENTKSMLITRALAEMTRFAVKLGANPMTFLGLAGVGDLIVTCSSPKSRNYQVGFALGEGLSLEEAVQRLGEVAEGVNTLKVLKARAEELEVYMPLVAGLHAILFEGRTLAQVIELLMRGEPKTDVDFIPTAGF encoded by the coding sequence ATGACACAGCTCCAACCCATTGCCGTACTCGGCGGCGGTAGCTTCGGCACCGCCCTGGCTAACCTGCTGGCGGAGAATGGCCAGCGCGTCCTGCAGTGGATGCGTGATCCCGAGCAGGCCGAGCAGATGCGCCAGAGCGGCGAGAACCCGCGTTATCTGAAGGGCGTCAAGCTGCATGCGGGGATCGAGCCGACCAGCGACATCCACATGGCGTTGCAGCAGGCCGAGCTGGTGTTGGTGGCGTTGCCCTCCAGCGCCCTGCGTGATGCCTTGCAGCCGGTGGCGGCGCAGTTGGCGGGCAAGATGCTGATTAGCACCACCAAGGGTATCGAAGCCAAGACGTTCAAGCTGATGAGCCAGATTCTCGAAGAGATCGCCCCGCAGGCGCGCATCGGCGTGCTCTCCGGGCCGAATCTGGCCAAGGAAGTCGCCGATCACGCCCTGACCGCCACGGTGATCGCCAGCGAGGACGAAGAGCTGTGCCTGCGTGTGCAGCAAGCGCTGCATGGCAGAACCTTCCGTGTCTACGCCAGTGCTGACCGCTTTGGCGTCGAACTGGGCGGGGCCTTGAAAAACGTCTACGCCATCATGTCCGGCATGGCCGCGGCGCTGGGTATGGGCGAAAACACCAAGAGCATGCTGATCACCCGTGCCCTGGCCGAGATGACCCGGTTCGCGGTCAAGCTCGGGGCCAACCCGATGACCTTCCTCGGCCTGGCCGGCGTGGGTGATCTGATCGTCACCTGTTCGTCACCGAAAAGCCGCAACTATCAAGTTGGCTTCGCCCTGGGCGAGGGGCTCAGCCTGGAGGAGGCGGTGCAGCGCCTCGGCGAAGTCGCCGAAGGCGTCAATACGCTCAAGGTGCTCAAGGCCCGTGCCGAGGAACTTGAGGTGTACATGCCGCTGGTCGCCGGTCTGCATGCCATTCTGTTCGAGGGGCGTACGCTGGCGCAGGTCATCGAGCTGCTGATGCGCGGCGAACCCAAGACCGATGTCGATTTCATCCCAACTGCAGGTTTCTGA
- a CDS encoding response regulator has protein sequence MAQRRGWNIHTRTQLISVGPALLLTLLLTGFLTFTRLQDLRQEQGHTGQLIANQLAPATEYGVLNGNLSTLESLLRATLSTPDVRFAEVRDRDDNILVYVERPKEQGHSSPQVEVFEAPIRLQGPPYPTNTLPPLGKALGDGYLGRVVIGISNDTFNTRQQEILLKAGVLSLFALLLTFLLARRLARRLAQPLSAMGQALERIQSGDYRPSLVERGNDELTDLARHINNLARTLEQSGREQQLAIAELIQAREESEQANRAKSDFLAMMSHELRTPMNGVLGMLQLLETTSLNDEQTEYAALATESTEHLLKVINDILDFSRIERGALELEAIPFNLLELLQSSVQVFQHSAHQRGLQLLLETQTGLEQLEVSGDPTRIRQILVNLIGNALKFTEEGHIRVETHWQQLDDQVLWFTCAVHDSGIGIGSERLERMFDAFQQADTSISRRYGGTGLGLPIARTLAERMGGTLRAESQLGEGSVFTLEIPLPFREHSGQMPSSENQALSNGDGQAVLLVEDNPVNQTVIEAMLRSLGYQVSLVGDGQQALQSFADHDYAAILMDCRLPLMDGYEATRQIRQQAKGRNVPIIALTANALQGDREACLTAGMNDYLAKPFKRADLQRILQRWLPARP, from the coding sequence ATGGCCCAGCGCCGCGGCTGGAACATCCATACCCGCACCCAACTGATCAGCGTGGGCCCGGCCCTGCTGCTGACGCTGCTGCTCACCGGTTTTCTCACCTTCACCCGTCTGCAGGATCTGCGTCAGGAACAGGGACATACCGGCCAGCTGATCGCCAATCAACTGGCTCCAGCTACCGAGTACGGCGTACTCAACGGCAACCTGAGCACCCTGGAAAGCCTGCTGCGTGCGACTCTGAGCACGCCCGACGTACGCTTCGCCGAAGTGCGCGATCGCGACGACAACATCCTGGTCTACGTCGAGCGGCCCAAGGAGCAAGGCCACAGCTCACCGCAGGTCGAGGTGTTCGAGGCGCCGATCCGTCTGCAGGGCCCGCCCTACCCGACAAATACCCTGCCACCATTGGGCAAAGCGCTCGGCGACGGGTACCTCGGCCGCGTCGTGATCGGCATTTCCAACGACACCTTCAATACCCGCCAGCAGGAAATCCTGCTCAAGGCCGGGGTTCTTTCACTGTTCGCCCTGCTATTGACCTTTCTTCTCGCCAGGCGCCTGGCACGCCGTCTGGCGCAACCGCTCAGCGCCATGGGTCAGGCGCTGGAGCGCATCCAGAGCGGCGATTACCGCCCTTCGCTGGTCGAACGCGGTAACGACGAACTCACCGATCTGGCCCGGCATATCAACAACCTGGCCCGCACCCTCGAGCAAAGTGGCCGCGAGCAGCAACTGGCGATTGCCGAACTGATCCAGGCCCGCGAGGAGTCCGAACAGGCGAACCGGGCAAAATCCGACTTCCTGGCCATGATGAGTCACGAATTGCGCACCCCAATGAATGGCGTACTGGGCATGCTGCAATTGCTGGAAACTACCAGCCTCAACGACGAACAGACCGAATACGCCGCCCTGGCCACCGAATCCACCGAACACCTGCTCAAGGTGATCAACGACATCCTTGATTTCTCAAGGATCGAGCGAGGCGCGCTGGAACTCGAAGCCATCCCGTTCAACCTGTTGGAACTGCTGCAAAGCTCGGTGCAGGTTTTCCAGCACAGCGCCCATCAGCGTGGCCTGCAACTGCTGCTGGAAACGCAGACAGGCCTGGAGCAGCTGGAGGTGAGCGGCGACCCCACGCGCATCCGCCAGATTCTGGTCAACCTGATCGGCAACGCGCTGAAATTCACCGAAGAAGGCCACATTCGCGTGGAGACCCACTGGCAGCAACTGGATGACCAGGTGCTGTGGTTCACCTGCGCTGTTCACGACAGCGGCATTGGCATCGGCAGCGAGCGCCTGGAGCGCATGTTTGACGCCTTCCAGCAGGCCGACACCTCGATTTCACGACGCTATGGCGGCACCGGCCTCGGCCTGCCGATTGCCCGCACCCTGGCCGAGCGCATGGGCGGCACCCTGCGCGCGGAAAGCCAGCTGGGCGAAGGGTCGGTCTTCACTCTGGAGATTCCCCTGCCGTTCCGCGAGCATAGCGGGCAGATGCCAAGCAGCGAGAATCAGGCGCTGAGCAATGGTGACGGACAAGCCGTGCTGCTGGTCGAGGACAACCCGGTCAATCAGACGGTGATCGAAGCCATGCTGCGCAGCCTGGGTTATCAGGTGAGCCTGGTCGGCGACGGCCAGCAGGCGCTGCAGAGTTTCGCCGATCACGACTACGCGGCAATCCTCATGGATTGCCGCCTGCCGCTGATGGATGGCTACGAGGCGACGCGACAGATTCGCCAACAGGCCAAGGGCCGAAACGTGCCGATCATCGCCCTCACCGCCAATGCACTGCAGGGCGACCGCGAAGCCTGTCTGACTGCCGGTATGAACGATTACCTGGCAAAGCCCTTCAAACGTGCAGACCTGCAACGCATTCTGCAGCGCTGGCTACCAGCCCGACCATAG
- the fabA gene encoding 3-hydroxyacyl-[acyl-carrier-protein] dehydratase FabA has protein sequence MTKQNAYSQEELLACSRGELFGPGNAQLPAPNMLMIDRIVHISETGGKYGKGEIVAELDINPDLWFFACHFEGDPVMPGCLGLDAMWQLVGFYLGWQGNPGKGRALGSGEVKFFGQVLPTAKKVTYNIHIKRTINRSLILGIADGTVAVDGREIYSAEGLRVGLFTSTDSF, from the coding sequence ATGACAAAACAAAACGCCTATTCCCAGGAAGAACTGCTCGCCTGCAGCCGCGGCGAACTCTTCGGCCCGGGGAACGCGCAACTGCCCGCCCCAAATATGCTGATGATCGATCGCATCGTTCATATCAGCGAGACCGGCGGCAAGTACGGCAAGGGCGAAATCGTCGCTGAGCTCGATATCAATCCGGATCTGTGGTTCTTTGCGTGCCACTTCGAAGGCGACCCGGTCATGCCCGGCTGCCTCGGCCTCGATGCCATGTGGCAGCTGGTTGGCTTCTATCTGGGCTGGCAAGGCAACCCAGGCAAGGGCCGCGCCCTGGGCTCGGGCGAAGTGAAATTCTTCGGTCAGGTTCTGCCGACCGCCAAGAAAGTCACCTACAACATCCATATCAAGCGCACCATCAACCGCTCACTGATCCTCGGTATCGCCGATGGCACCGTAGCCGTCGATGGCCGCGAGATCTACAGTGCCGAAGGCCTGCGCGTTGGCCTGTTCACCTCTACCGACAGTTTCTGA
- the fabB gene encoding beta-ketoacyl-ACP synthase I, whose translation MRRVVITGLGIVSCLGNDKEAVADSLRAGKSGIRFNPSYAEMGLRSHVSGSVNLNLEELIDRKLFRFMGDAAAYAYLSMEQAIKDSGLSEEQISNPRTGLIAGSGGASTVNQMEAIDTLREKGVKRIGPYRVTRTMGSTVSACLATPFKIKGVNFSISSACATSAHCIGQAMEQIQLGKQDVVFAGGGEEEHWSQSCLFDAMGALSTQYNETPEKASRAYDAKRDGFVIAGGGGMVVVEELEHALARGAKIYAEIVGYGATSDGYDMVAPSGEGAIRCMQQALATVDTPIDYLNTHGTSTPVGDVAEIRGVREVFGDKAPAISSTKSLSGHSLGAAGVQEAIYCMLMMEGNFIAASANIDELDPEVADMPIQLATVENAKLDTVMSNSFGFGGTNATLVLKRWAGK comes from the coding sequence ATGCGTCGTGTCGTGATTACCGGTCTGGGCATCGTTTCCTGCCTGGGCAATGACAAAGAAGCCGTTGCCGACAGCCTCCGCGCGGGCAAATCCGGCATCCGTTTCAACCCGTCCTATGCCGAAATGGGCCTGCGTAGCCATGTTTCCGGTTCGGTCAACCTGAACCTGGAAGAACTGATCGACCGCAAACTGTTCCGCTTCATGGGCGACGCTGCGGCCTACGCCTATCTGTCGATGGAACAGGCGATCAAGGATTCAGGCCTCAGCGAAGAGCAGATTTCTAACCCGCGTACCGGTCTGATCGCCGGTTCCGGTGGTGCTTCCACCGTCAACCAGATGGAAGCTATCGATACCCTGCGCGAGAAAGGCGTCAAGCGCATCGGCCCATACCGCGTGACCCGTACCATGGGCAGCACCGTATCGGCGTGCCTGGCGACTCCGTTCAAGATCAAGGGCGTCAACTTCTCCATCTCCTCGGCCTGCGCCACCAGCGCGCATTGCATCGGCCAGGCCATGGAGCAGATCCAGCTTGGCAAACAGGATGTAGTCTTCGCCGGTGGCGGTGAGGAAGAGCACTGGAGCCAGAGCTGCCTGTTCGACGCCATGGGCGCCCTCTCCACCCAGTACAACGAAACCCCGGAGAAAGCCTCCCGCGCTTACGACGCCAAGCGTGACGGTTTCGTCATCGCCGGCGGTGGCGGCATGGTCGTGGTCGAGGAGCTGGAACACGCTCTGGCTCGCGGCGCCAAGATCTACGCGGAAATCGTCGGTTACGGCGCAACCTCCGACGGTTACGACATGGTCGCCCCGAGCGGTGAAGGCGCGATCCGCTGCATGCAGCAGGCGCTGGCCACCGTCGACACCCCGATCGACTACCTGAACACCCACGGCACCTCCACCCCGGTCGGCGACGTCGCCGAAATCCGTGGCGTGCGTGAAGTGTTCGGCGACAAGGCGCCGGCCATCAGCTCGACCAAGAGCCTGTCCGGCCACAGCCTCGGCGCCGCCGGCGTGCAGGAAGCGATCTACTGCATGCTAATGATGGAAGGCAACTTCATCGCCGCTTCGGCCAATATCGACGAGCTCGACCCGGAAGTGGCCGACATGCCGATCCAGCTCGCCACCGTCGAGAACGCCAAGCTCGACACCGTGATGAGCAACAGCTTCGGCTTCGGTGGCACCAACGCCACCCTGGTGCTCAAGCGCTGGGCTGGCAAGTAA
- a CDS encoding methyl-accepting chemotaxis protein: MGVAQMSLRNLSIAPRAALGFGLVALLVLLLGAFSLYQMTEMRKQSVAVDEDWLPSVVALADVSQDILRLRAVTLRLMLNREPDELKRNLQLADDLRSQLSTADSTYEKLISSPEERALYEGFRRSEAGYLQEQGKIVAFVRQGNFDDAITVTRGTLNQHADEMTRALRDLANLNRKGATDAARDAGEVFATARVWVIAMIVFAALATVALAMLLTRSIVAPLTEAVRVAERVASGDLTQVIQVAGHDEPARLLGALKNMQQSLRATIQSISDSSNQLASASEELHAVTEDSTRGLHQQNTEIEQAATAVNEMTAAVEEVARNAVSTSEASRESNVTAQQGREQVRQTVDSIGQLAADVTTTSGEVEQLAERVHEISKVLDVIRSIAEQTNLLALNAAIEAARAGDAGRGFAVVADEVRALAHRTQQSTQEIEQMIGGIQSGTERAVSAMQNSNGRARSTLEVAQAAGVALEQIAQAISSINERNLVIASASEEQAQVAREVDRNLVNIRDLSMQTSAGANQTSAASQELSRLAVDLNNLVARFKV, encoded by the coding sequence ATGGGAGTTGCACAAATGTCGCTGCGTAATCTTTCTATCGCACCACGGGCTGCTTTGGGGTTCGGCCTGGTGGCTCTGTTGGTGTTGTTGCTCGGAGCCTTTTCACTTTACCAAATGACGGAAATGCGTAAGCAGTCCGTAGCCGTCGATGAGGACTGGCTGCCCAGCGTCGTCGCGCTGGCCGATGTCAGCCAGGACATCCTGCGCCTGCGTGCCGTGACCCTGCGCCTGATGCTCAATCGCGAGCCGGATGAGTTGAAGCGCAACCTGCAACTGGCTGACGACTTGCGCTCGCAGCTGAGCACGGCTGACTCGACCTACGAGAAACTCATTTCCAGCCCCGAAGAGCGTGCGCTCTATGAGGGCTTTCGCCGTTCCGAAGCTGGCTATCTGCAGGAGCAGGGCAAGATCGTCGCGTTCGTTCGGCAAGGCAACTTCGATGATGCCATTACCGTGACCCGTGGCACGCTCAACCAGCATGCCGACGAAATGACGCGGGCGCTGCGCGATCTTGCCAACCTCAACCGCAAGGGGGCGACCGATGCGGCGCGTGATGCGGGCGAGGTGTTCGCCACGGCGCGTGTCTGGGTGATCGCGATGATCGTGTTCGCTGCTCTGGCCACCGTGGCGCTGGCCATGCTGCTGACGCGAAGCATCGTGGCACCGCTGACTGAGGCGGTGCGCGTGGCCGAGCGGGTGGCTTCCGGCGACCTGACCCAGGTCATCCAGGTCGCAGGTCATGATGAGCCGGCACGTCTGCTGGGCGCGCTGAAAAACATGCAGCAAAGCCTGCGTGCGACGATCCAGAGCATTTCCGATTCGTCCAATCAGCTGGCCTCGGCCTCCGAGGAGCTGCATGCCGTCACCGAAGACTCGACGCGCGGTCTGCACCAGCAGAACACCGAGATCGAGCAGGCGGCCACCGCAGTGAACGAGATGACGGCGGCGGTGGAGGAGGTTGCGCGCAATGCGGTGAGCACCTCCGAAGCCTCGCGTGAATCCAACGTCACCGCGCAGCAGGGACGCGAGCAGGTACGCCAGACCGTCGATTCCATCGGCCAGCTGGCGGCTGACGTCACCACCACCTCGGGAGAGGTGGAGCAGCTTGCCGAGCGCGTGCACGAGATCAGCAAGGTGCTAGACGTGATTCGCTCCATCGCCGAGCAGACCAACCTGCTGGCCCTCAATGCCGCTATCGAGGCTGCGCGAGCCGGCGACGCTGGCCGTGGCTTCGCCGTGGTGGCTGACGAAGTGAGGGCGCTGGCGCACCGCACCCAGCAGTCGACGCAGGAAATCGAGCAGATGATCGGCGGCATCCAGAGCGGTACGGAGCGCGCCGTCAGCGCCATGCAAAACAGCAATGGTCGCGCCCGTTCCACGTTGGAGGTGGCTCAGGCGGCCGGCGTTGCGTTGGAGCAGATCGCCCAGGCGATTTCCTCGATCAACGAGCGCAACCTAGTGATCGCCAGTGCTTCCGAGGAGCAGGCGCAGGTGGCGCGCGAGGTGGATCGCAATCTGGTCAATATCCGTGACCTGTCGATGCAGACCTCGGCGGGAGCCAATCAGACCAGTGCAGCCAGTCAGGAGCTGTCGCGTCTGGCGGTCGATTTGAACAACCTGGTGGCGCGCTTCAAGGTCTGA